A single genomic interval of Bradyrhizobium sp. AZCC 1693 harbors:
- the leuB gene encoding 3-isopropylmalate dehydrogenase yields MATHKLLLLPGDGIGPEVMGEVQRLIDWLNKQGIAKFETEEGLVGGSAYDAHKVSISEGDMAKAVAADAIIFGAVGGPKWDSVPYEVRPEAGLLRLRKDLGLFANLRPAVCYPALADASSLKREAVEGLDIMIVRELTGGVYFGEPKTITDLGNGQKRAIDTQVYDTYEIERIGRVAFDLARKRRNKVTSMEKRNVMKSGVLWNEVMTQVHAREYKDVTLEHQLADSGGMMLVKAPKQFDVIVTDNLFGDMLSDIAAMLTGSLGMLPSASLGEVDAKTRKRRSLFEPVHGSAPDIAGQGLANPIAMISSFGMALRYSFDMGALADKVDAAIAAVLASGLRTADIKSEGTTAASTTQMGEAILKELQKLHA; encoded by the coding sequence ATGGCGACCCATAAACTGCTGCTTCTCCCCGGCGACGGCATCGGCCCCGAAGTGATGGGGGAGGTGCAGCGCCTGATCGACTGGCTGAACAAGCAGGGCATCGCGAAGTTCGAGACCGAGGAGGGTCTGGTCGGCGGCTCCGCCTATGACGCGCACAAGGTGTCGATCTCGGAAGGCGACATGGCCAAGGCTGTGGCCGCTGATGCCATCATCTTCGGCGCGGTCGGCGGCCCGAAGTGGGACAGCGTGCCCTATGAGGTGCGCCCCGAGGCCGGCCTGTTGCGGCTGCGCAAGGATCTCGGCCTATTCGCCAACCTTCGTCCCGCCGTCTGCTATCCGGCGCTGGCGGATGCTTCCAGCCTGAAGCGCGAGGCGGTCGAAGGCCTCGACATCATGATCGTGCGCGAACTCACCGGCGGCGTCTATTTCGGCGAGCCGAAGACCATCACCGATCTCGGCAACGGCCAGAAGCGCGCCATCGATACCCAGGTCTACGATACCTACGAAATCGAGCGCATCGGCCGCGTCGCCTTCGATCTGGCGCGCAAGCGCCGCAACAAGGTGACCTCGATGGAAAAGCGCAACGTCATGAAGTCGGGCGTGCTCTGGAACGAAGTGATGACCCAGGTGCATGCGCGCGAATACAAGGACGTGACGCTGGAGCATCAGCTCGCCGATTCCGGCGGCATGATGCTGGTGAAGGCGCCGAAGCAGTTCGACGTCATCGTCACCGACAATCTGTTCGGCGACATGCTGTCCGACATCGCGGCGATGCTGACCGGCTCGCTCGGCATGCTGCCCTCGGCCTCGCTTGGCGAAGTCGACGCCAAGACCAGGAAGCGCCGCTCGCTGTTCGAGCCGGTGCACGGCTCGGCGCCCGATATCGCAGGCCAAGGGCTGGCCAATCCGATCGCGATGATCTCATCTTTCGGGATGGCGCTGCGCTATTCCTTCGACATGGGCGCGCTGGCCGACAAGGTTGATGCTGCGATCGCGGCCGTGCTCGCCAGTGGTCTTCGCACCGCTGATATCAAGTCCGAGGGCACGACGGCGGCCTCAACCACGCAGATGGGCGAGGCGATCCTGAAGGAGCTGCAGAAGCTGCACGCGTAG